In Notamacropus eugenii isolate mMacEug1 chromosome 1, mMacEug1.pri_v2, whole genome shotgun sequence, one genomic interval encodes:
- the RABEP2 gene encoding rab GTPase-binding effector protein 2 isoform X2 — MAAAAAANATATAGEDGQRQPPAEPTPTMKGESLEAETGELGRLKAQLGAALAEMENMKAVAEVSESTKAEAVAEVQRQCREEVASLQTILKDSISSYEARISSLEQERKQQLQDQEARERELSRLKQLLSRSHPLDSLEKQMEKAHEDSEKLREIVLPMEQEIAELKGKLLRAEELIQEIQGGQAHPHPQHSLHGSTELLPLPRNPSPPLEPPEDLNVDGGAAAEVFARNCDDSASISSFSLGGAGNSASLPRGRRGMSPEQEETASLVSTGTLVPEGIYLPPPGYQLVSDHQWEQLQLEGRQQQESLQQLQKQLENAGRERDELQEALKRSSEDCAKQVQVLLAQVQNSEQLLQTLQGTVSQAQERAQQQMAELAASHKRVCYEIKQLNEEKQGLRCRQPLSLGPQAQEQEQGAEEELPLPVSVLELQQLVRSTRQEARECQRAQEHEAERLRIEIVTLREALEEETASRAGLERELRVQREETEVLEASLCSLRTEMERIQREQSKSEQQLQASQRQPAPIALSWTEEKAQLSNLLSEQRAKVLRLQAELETSEQVQRDFVRLSQALQVRLERIRQAETLDQVRNIVDETPLRDVKDIKDT; from the exons atggcggcggcggcagcggcaaaTGCAACTGCAACTGCGGGGGAGGACGGGCAGCGGCAGCCACCGGCTG AACCCACCCCAACCATGAAGGGCGAGAGTTTGGAGGCAGAGACGGGAGAGCTGGGAAGGCTGAAAGCCCAGCTCGGGGCAGCCCTGGCCGAGATGGAGAACATGAAGGCGGTGGCGGAGGTGAGCGAGAGCACCAAGGCGGAGGCAGTGGCCGAGGTCCAGAGGCAATGCCGAGAGGAGGTGGCCTCCCTGCAGACCATCCTCAAAG aCTCTATTAGTAGCTATGAGGCTCGAATCTCTTCTTTGGAGCAAGAGAGGAAGCAGCAGCTTCAAGACCAGGAGGCGAGAGAGAGGGAGCTGAGCCGGCTGAAGCAGCTTCTTTCTCGTTCTCACCCTCTGGACtccttggagaagcaaatggaaaag GCTCATGAGGATTCAGAGAAACTTCGGGAGATTGTGCTACCCATGGAGCAGGAGATTGCAGAACTGAAGGGGAAACTCCTAAGGGCAGAGGAACTGATCCAGGAAATCCAGGGAGGCCAG GCTCATCCCCATCCCCAGCACTCCTTACATGGCTCCACTGAACTGCTCCCTCTGCCCCGGAACCCATCACCCCCCCTGGAGCCACCAGAAGATCTGAATGTGGATGGGGGGGCTGCTGCCGAGGTCTTTGCCCGGAACTGTGATGACAGCgcctctatctcttccttctcattgGGAGGTGCTGGCAACAGTGCCTCGCTGCCCAGAGGACGACGGGGCATGAGCCCTGAGCAGGAGGAGACTGCATCCCTCGTCTCTACGGGGACCCTGGTTCCCGAAGGcatctacctccctcccccagGCTACCAGCTTGTGTCAGACCACCAGTGGGAGCAGCTGCAGCTTGAG GGACGGCAGCAGCAAGAATCTTTGCAACAGCTTCAGAAACAGCTCGAGAATGCAGGTCGGGAGCGGGATGAGCTCCAGGAGGCCCTGAAGCGGAGCAGTGAAGATTGCGCCAAGCAG GTTCAGGTGCTGCTGGCTCAGGTGCAGAACTCAGAGCAGCTTCTACAGACCTTGCAGGGGACCGTGAGCCAGGCTCAAGAGAGGGCTCAGCAACAAATG GCAGAACTGGCTGCTTCTCACAAGCGTGTCTGCTATGAAATAAAGCAACTAAATGAGGAGAAGCAAGGACTTCGGTGCCGGCAACCCTTGTCTTTAGGCCCCCAAGCTCAGGAGCAAGAACAGGGAGCTGAGGAAGAGCTGCCACTGCCCGTGTCTGTCCTG GAGCTCCAGCAGTTGGTACGGAGCACCAGGCAAGAAGCCCGAGAATGTCAGCGTGCCCAGGAGCACGAAGCTGAGCGACTACGGATCGAAATTGTGACCCTGAGGGAGGCACTGGAAGAGGAGACGGCCTCCAGGGCTGGGCTAGAGAGGGAGTTGAGGGTTCAGCGGGAGGAAACAG AGGTTTTGGAGG CCTCCCTGTGTAGCCTAAGGACAGAGATGGAGCGGATCCAGCGGGAGCAGAGCAAG TCAGAGCAGCAGCTGCAGGCATCCCAGAGGCAGCCAGCTCCCATAGCACTCAGCTGGACTGAGGAGAAG GCTCAGCTCTCAAACCTTCTCTCAGAACAAAGGGCCAAGGTGTTACGGCTTCAGGCTGAGCTGGAGACCAGCGAACAAGTACAGAGGGACTTTGTTCGGCTGTCCCAGGCCTTGCAG GTACGCCTGGAGAGGATCCGCCAGGCAGAGACGCTGGACCAAGTTCGAAACATTGTGGACGAGACCCCCCTCAGAGATGTTAAGGACATAAAGGACACCTGA
- the RABEP2 gene encoding rab GTPase-binding effector protein 2 isoform X3, with translation MAAAAAANATATAGEDGQRQPPAEPTPTMKGESLEAETGELGRLKAQLGAALAEMENMKAVAEVSESTKAEAVAEVQRQCREEVASLQTILKDSISSYEARISSLEQERKQQLQDQEARERELSRLKQLLSRSHPLDSLEKQMEKAHEDSEKLREIVLPMEQEIAELKGKLLRAEELIQEIQGGQAHPHPQHSLHGSTELLPLPRNPSPPLEPPEDLNVDGGAAAEVFARNCDDSASISSFSLGGAGNSASLPRGRRGMSPEQEETASLVSTGTLVPEGIYLPPPGYQLVSDHQWEQLQLEGRQQQESLQQLQKQLENAGRERDELQEALKRSSEDCAKQVQVLLAQVQNSEQLLQTLQGTVSQAQERAQQQMAELAASHKRVCYEIKQLNEEKQGLRCRQPLSLGPQAQEQEQGAEEELPLPVSVLELQQLVRSTRQEARECQRAQEHEAERLRIEIVTLREALEEETASRAGLERELRVQREETEVLEASLCSLRTEMERIQREQSKAQLSNLLSEQRAKVLRLQAELETSEQVQRDFVRLSQALQVRLERIRQAETLDQVRNIVDETPLRDVKDIKDT, from the exons atggcggcggcggcagcggcaaaTGCAACTGCAACTGCGGGGGAGGACGGGCAGCGGCAGCCACCGGCTG AACCCACCCCAACCATGAAGGGCGAGAGTTTGGAGGCAGAGACGGGAGAGCTGGGAAGGCTGAAAGCCCAGCTCGGGGCAGCCCTGGCCGAGATGGAGAACATGAAGGCGGTGGCGGAGGTGAGCGAGAGCACCAAGGCGGAGGCAGTGGCCGAGGTCCAGAGGCAATGCCGAGAGGAGGTGGCCTCCCTGCAGACCATCCTCAAAG aCTCTATTAGTAGCTATGAGGCTCGAATCTCTTCTTTGGAGCAAGAGAGGAAGCAGCAGCTTCAAGACCAGGAGGCGAGAGAGAGGGAGCTGAGCCGGCTGAAGCAGCTTCTTTCTCGTTCTCACCCTCTGGACtccttggagaagcaaatggaaaag GCTCATGAGGATTCAGAGAAACTTCGGGAGATTGTGCTACCCATGGAGCAGGAGATTGCAGAACTGAAGGGGAAACTCCTAAGGGCAGAGGAACTGATCCAGGAAATCCAGGGAGGCCAG GCTCATCCCCATCCCCAGCACTCCTTACATGGCTCCACTGAACTGCTCCCTCTGCCCCGGAACCCATCACCCCCCCTGGAGCCACCAGAAGATCTGAATGTGGATGGGGGGGCTGCTGCCGAGGTCTTTGCCCGGAACTGTGATGACAGCgcctctatctcttccttctcattgGGAGGTGCTGGCAACAGTGCCTCGCTGCCCAGAGGACGACGGGGCATGAGCCCTGAGCAGGAGGAGACTGCATCCCTCGTCTCTACGGGGACCCTGGTTCCCGAAGGcatctacctccctcccccagGCTACCAGCTTGTGTCAGACCACCAGTGGGAGCAGCTGCAGCTTGAG GGACGGCAGCAGCAAGAATCTTTGCAACAGCTTCAGAAACAGCTCGAGAATGCAGGTCGGGAGCGGGATGAGCTCCAGGAGGCCCTGAAGCGGAGCAGTGAAGATTGCGCCAAGCAG GTTCAGGTGCTGCTGGCTCAGGTGCAGAACTCAGAGCAGCTTCTACAGACCTTGCAGGGGACCGTGAGCCAGGCTCAAGAGAGGGCTCAGCAACAAATG GCAGAACTGGCTGCTTCTCACAAGCGTGTCTGCTATGAAATAAAGCAACTAAATGAGGAGAAGCAAGGACTTCGGTGCCGGCAACCCTTGTCTTTAGGCCCCCAAGCTCAGGAGCAAGAACAGGGAGCTGAGGAAGAGCTGCCACTGCCCGTGTCTGTCCTG GAGCTCCAGCAGTTGGTACGGAGCACCAGGCAAGAAGCCCGAGAATGTCAGCGTGCCCAGGAGCACGAAGCTGAGCGACTACGGATCGAAATTGTGACCCTGAGGGAGGCACTGGAAGAGGAGACGGCCTCCAGGGCTGGGCTAGAGAGGGAGTTGAGGGTTCAGCGGGAGGAAACAG AGGTTTTGGAGG CCTCCCTGTGTAGCCTAAGGACAGAGATGGAGCGGATCCAGCGGGAGCAGAGCAAG GCTCAGCTCTCAAACCTTCTCTCAGAACAAAGGGCCAAGGTGTTACGGCTTCAGGCTGAGCTGGAGACCAGCGAACAAGTACAGAGGGACTTTGTTCGGCTGTCCCAGGCCTTGCAG GTACGCCTGGAGAGGATCCGCCAGGCAGAGACGCTGGACCAAGTTCGAAACATTGTGGACGAGACCCCCCTCAGAGATGTTAAGGACATAAAGGACACCTGA
- the RABEP2 gene encoding rab GTPase-binding effector protein 2 isoform X1, giving the protein MAAAAAANATATAGEDGQRQPPAEPTPTMKGESLEAETGELGRLKAQLGAALAEMENMKAVAEVSESTKAEAVAEVQRQCREEVASLQTILKDSISSYEARISSLEQERKQQLQDQEARERELSRLKQLLSRSHPLDSLEKQMEKAHEDSEKLREIVLPMEQEIAELKGKLLRAEELIQEIQGGQAHPHPQHSLHGSTELLPLPRNPSPPLEPPEDLNVDGGAAAEVFARNCDDSASISSFSLGGAGNSASLPRGRRGMSPEQEETASLVSTGTLVPEGIYLPPPGYQLVSDHQWEQLQLEGRQQQESLQQLQKQLENAGRERDELQEALKRSSEDCAKQVQVLLAQVQNSEQLLQTLQGTVSQAQERAQQQMAELAASHKRVCYEIKQLNEEKQGLRCRQPLSLGPQAQEQEQGAEEELPLPVSVLELQQLVRSTRQEARECQRAQEHEAERLRIEIVTLREALEEETASRAGLERELRVQREETEVLEASLCSLRTEMERIQREQSKQSEQQLQASQRQPAPIALSWTEEKAQLSNLLSEQRAKVLRLQAELETSEQVQRDFVRLSQALQVRLERIRQAETLDQVRNIVDETPLRDVKDIKDT; this is encoded by the exons atggcggcggcggcagcggcaaaTGCAACTGCAACTGCGGGGGAGGACGGGCAGCGGCAGCCACCGGCTG AACCCACCCCAACCATGAAGGGCGAGAGTTTGGAGGCAGAGACGGGAGAGCTGGGAAGGCTGAAAGCCCAGCTCGGGGCAGCCCTGGCCGAGATGGAGAACATGAAGGCGGTGGCGGAGGTGAGCGAGAGCACCAAGGCGGAGGCAGTGGCCGAGGTCCAGAGGCAATGCCGAGAGGAGGTGGCCTCCCTGCAGACCATCCTCAAAG aCTCTATTAGTAGCTATGAGGCTCGAATCTCTTCTTTGGAGCAAGAGAGGAAGCAGCAGCTTCAAGACCAGGAGGCGAGAGAGAGGGAGCTGAGCCGGCTGAAGCAGCTTCTTTCTCGTTCTCACCCTCTGGACtccttggagaagcaaatggaaaag GCTCATGAGGATTCAGAGAAACTTCGGGAGATTGTGCTACCCATGGAGCAGGAGATTGCAGAACTGAAGGGGAAACTCCTAAGGGCAGAGGAACTGATCCAGGAAATCCAGGGAGGCCAG GCTCATCCCCATCCCCAGCACTCCTTACATGGCTCCACTGAACTGCTCCCTCTGCCCCGGAACCCATCACCCCCCCTGGAGCCACCAGAAGATCTGAATGTGGATGGGGGGGCTGCTGCCGAGGTCTTTGCCCGGAACTGTGATGACAGCgcctctatctcttccttctcattgGGAGGTGCTGGCAACAGTGCCTCGCTGCCCAGAGGACGACGGGGCATGAGCCCTGAGCAGGAGGAGACTGCATCCCTCGTCTCTACGGGGACCCTGGTTCCCGAAGGcatctacctccctcccccagGCTACCAGCTTGTGTCAGACCACCAGTGGGAGCAGCTGCAGCTTGAG GGACGGCAGCAGCAAGAATCTTTGCAACAGCTTCAGAAACAGCTCGAGAATGCAGGTCGGGAGCGGGATGAGCTCCAGGAGGCCCTGAAGCGGAGCAGTGAAGATTGCGCCAAGCAG GTTCAGGTGCTGCTGGCTCAGGTGCAGAACTCAGAGCAGCTTCTACAGACCTTGCAGGGGACCGTGAGCCAGGCTCAAGAGAGGGCTCAGCAACAAATG GCAGAACTGGCTGCTTCTCACAAGCGTGTCTGCTATGAAATAAAGCAACTAAATGAGGAGAAGCAAGGACTTCGGTGCCGGCAACCCTTGTCTTTAGGCCCCCAAGCTCAGGAGCAAGAACAGGGAGCTGAGGAAGAGCTGCCACTGCCCGTGTCTGTCCTG GAGCTCCAGCAGTTGGTACGGAGCACCAGGCAAGAAGCCCGAGAATGTCAGCGTGCCCAGGAGCACGAAGCTGAGCGACTACGGATCGAAATTGTGACCCTGAGGGAGGCACTGGAAGAGGAGACGGCCTCCAGGGCTGGGCTAGAGAGGGAGTTGAGGGTTCAGCGGGAGGAAACAG AGGTTTTGGAGG CCTCCCTGTGTAGCCTAAGGACAGAGATGGAGCGGATCCAGCGGGAGCAGAGCAAG cAGTCAGAGCAGCAGCTGCAGGCATCCCAGAGGCAGCCAGCTCCCATAGCACTCAGCTGGACTGAGGAGAAG GCTCAGCTCTCAAACCTTCTCTCAGAACAAAGGGCCAAGGTGTTACGGCTTCAGGCTGAGCTGGAGACCAGCGAACAAGTACAGAGGGACTTTGTTCGGCTGTCCCAGGCCTTGCAG GTACGCCTGGAGAGGATCCGCCAGGCAGAGACGCTGGACCAAGTTCGAAACATTGTGGACGAGACCCCCCTCAGAGATGTTAAGGACATAAAGGACACCTGA
- the RABEP2 gene encoding rab GTPase-binding effector protein 2 isoform X4, whose translation MKGESLEAETGELGRLKAQLGAALAEMENMKAVAEVSESTKAEAVAEVQRQCREEVASLQTILKDSISSYEARISSLEQERKQQLQDQEARERELSRLKQLLSRSHPLDSLEKQMEKAHEDSEKLREIVLPMEQEIAELKGKLLRAEELIQEIQGGQAHPHPQHSLHGSTELLPLPRNPSPPLEPPEDLNVDGGAAAEVFARNCDDSASISSFSLGGAGNSASLPRGRRGMSPEQEETASLVSTGTLVPEGIYLPPPGYQLVSDHQWEQLQLEGRQQQESLQQLQKQLENAGRERDELQEALKRSSEDCAKQVQVLLAQVQNSEQLLQTLQGTVSQAQERAQQQMAELAASHKRVCYEIKQLNEEKQGLRCRQPLSLGPQAQEQEQGAEEELPLPVSVLELQQLVRSTRQEARECQRAQEHEAERLRIEIVTLREALEEETASRAGLERELRVQREETEVLEASLCSLRTEMERIQREQSKQSEQQLQASQRQPAPIALSWTEEKAQLSNLLSEQRAKVLRLQAELETSEQVQRDFVRLSQALQVRLERIRQAETLDQVRNIVDETPLRDVKDIKDT comes from the exons ATGAAGGGCGAGAGTTTGGAGGCAGAGACGGGAGAGCTGGGAAGGCTGAAAGCCCAGCTCGGGGCAGCCCTGGCCGAGATGGAGAACATGAAGGCGGTGGCGGAGGTGAGCGAGAGCACCAAGGCGGAGGCAGTGGCCGAGGTCCAGAGGCAATGCCGAGAGGAGGTGGCCTCCCTGCAGACCATCCTCAAAG aCTCTATTAGTAGCTATGAGGCTCGAATCTCTTCTTTGGAGCAAGAGAGGAAGCAGCAGCTTCAAGACCAGGAGGCGAGAGAGAGGGAGCTGAGCCGGCTGAAGCAGCTTCTTTCTCGTTCTCACCCTCTGGACtccttggagaagcaaatggaaaag GCTCATGAGGATTCAGAGAAACTTCGGGAGATTGTGCTACCCATGGAGCAGGAGATTGCAGAACTGAAGGGGAAACTCCTAAGGGCAGAGGAACTGATCCAGGAAATCCAGGGAGGCCAG GCTCATCCCCATCCCCAGCACTCCTTACATGGCTCCACTGAACTGCTCCCTCTGCCCCGGAACCCATCACCCCCCCTGGAGCCACCAGAAGATCTGAATGTGGATGGGGGGGCTGCTGCCGAGGTCTTTGCCCGGAACTGTGATGACAGCgcctctatctcttccttctcattgGGAGGTGCTGGCAACAGTGCCTCGCTGCCCAGAGGACGACGGGGCATGAGCCCTGAGCAGGAGGAGACTGCATCCCTCGTCTCTACGGGGACCCTGGTTCCCGAAGGcatctacctccctcccccagGCTACCAGCTTGTGTCAGACCACCAGTGGGAGCAGCTGCAGCTTGAG GGACGGCAGCAGCAAGAATCTTTGCAACAGCTTCAGAAACAGCTCGAGAATGCAGGTCGGGAGCGGGATGAGCTCCAGGAGGCCCTGAAGCGGAGCAGTGAAGATTGCGCCAAGCAG GTTCAGGTGCTGCTGGCTCAGGTGCAGAACTCAGAGCAGCTTCTACAGACCTTGCAGGGGACCGTGAGCCAGGCTCAAGAGAGGGCTCAGCAACAAATG GCAGAACTGGCTGCTTCTCACAAGCGTGTCTGCTATGAAATAAAGCAACTAAATGAGGAGAAGCAAGGACTTCGGTGCCGGCAACCCTTGTCTTTAGGCCCCCAAGCTCAGGAGCAAGAACAGGGAGCTGAGGAAGAGCTGCCACTGCCCGTGTCTGTCCTG GAGCTCCAGCAGTTGGTACGGAGCACCAGGCAAGAAGCCCGAGAATGTCAGCGTGCCCAGGAGCACGAAGCTGAGCGACTACGGATCGAAATTGTGACCCTGAGGGAGGCACTGGAAGAGGAGACGGCCTCCAGGGCTGGGCTAGAGAGGGAGTTGAGGGTTCAGCGGGAGGAAACAG AGGTTTTGGAGG CCTCCCTGTGTAGCCTAAGGACAGAGATGGAGCGGATCCAGCGGGAGCAGAGCAAG cAGTCAGAGCAGCAGCTGCAGGCATCCCAGAGGCAGCCAGCTCCCATAGCACTCAGCTGGACTGAGGAGAAG GCTCAGCTCTCAAACCTTCTCTCAGAACAAAGGGCCAAGGTGTTACGGCTTCAGGCTGAGCTGGAGACCAGCGAACAAGTACAGAGGGACTTTGTTCGGCTGTCCCAGGCCTTGCAG GTACGCCTGGAGAGGATCCGCCAGGCAGAGACGCTGGACCAAGTTCGAAACATTGTGGACGAGACCCCCCTCAGAGATGTTAAGGACATAAAGGACACCTGA
- the RABEP2 gene encoding rab GTPase-binding effector protein 2 isoform X5: MSGSTLRMKNKHNKEFKKRLDMAHEDSEKLREIVLPMEQEIAELKGKLLRAEELIQEIQGGQAHPHPQHSLHGSTELLPLPRNPSPPLEPPEDLNVDGGAAAEVFARNCDDSASISSFSLGGAGNSASLPRGRRGMSPEQEETASLVSTGTLVPEGIYLPPPGYQLVSDHQWEQLQLEGRQQQESLQQLQKQLENAGRERDELQEALKRSSEDCAKQVQVLLAQVQNSEQLLQTLQGTVSQAQERAQQQMAELAASHKRVCYEIKQLNEEKQGLRCRQPLSLGPQAQEQEQGAEEELPLPVSVLELQQLVRSTRQEARECQRAQEHEAERLRIEIVTLREALEEETASRAGLERELRVQREETEVLEASLCSLRTEMERIQREQSKQSEQQLQASQRQPAPIALSWTEEKAQLSNLLSEQRAKVLRLQAELETSEQVQRDFVRLSQALQVRLERIRQAETLDQVRNIVDETPLRDVKDIKDT, translated from the exons atgtcagggtccactttgagaatgaaaaacaaacataaCAAGGAATTCAAGAAGAGATTGGATATG GCTCATGAGGATTCAGAGAAACTTCGGGAGATTGTGCTACCCATGGAGCAGGAGATTGCAGAACTGAAGGGGAAACTCCTAAGGGCAGAGGAACTGATCCAGGAAATCCAGGGAGGCCAG GCTCATCCCCATCCCCAGCACTCCTTACATGGCTCCACTGAACTGCTCCCTCTGCCCCGGAACCCATCACCCCCCCTGGAGCCACCAGAAGATCTGAATGTGGATGGGGGGGCTGCTGCCGAGGTCTTTGCCCGGAACTGTGATGACAGCgcctctatctcttccttctcattgGGAGGTGCTGGCAACAGTGCCTCGCTGCCCAGAGGACGACGGGGCATGAGCCCTGAGCAGGAGGAGACTGCATCCCTCGTCTCTACGGGGACCCTGGTTCCCGAAGGcatctacctccctcccccagGCTACCAGCTTGTGTCAGACCACCAGTGGGAGCAGCTGCAGCTTGAG GGACGGCAGCAGCAAGAATCTTTGCAACAGCTTCAGAAACAGCTCGAGAATGCAGGTCGGGAGCGGGATGAGCTCCAGGAGGCCCTGAAGCGGAGCAGTGAAGATTGCGCCAAGCAG GTTCAGGTGCTGCTGGCTCAGGTGCAGAACTCAGAGCAGCTTCTACAGACCTTGCAGGGGACCGTGAGCCAGGCTCAAGAGAGGGCTCAGCAACAAATG GCAGAACTGGCTGCTTCTCACAAGCGTGTCTGCTATGAAATAAAGCAACTAAATGAGGAGAAGCAAGGACTTCGGTGCCGGCAACCCTTGTCTTTAGGCCCCCAAGCTCAGGAGCAAGAACAGGGAGCTGAGGAAGAGCTGCCACTGCCCGTGTCTGTCCTG GAGCTCCAGCAGTTGGTACGGAGCACCAGGCAAGAAGCCCGAGAATGTCAGCGTGCCCAGGAGCACGAAGCTGAGCGACTACGGATCGAAATTGTGACCCTGAGGGAGGCACTGGAAGAGGAGACGGCCTCCAGGGCTGGGCTAGAGAGGGAGTTGAGGGTTCAGCGGGAGGAAACAG AGGTTTTGGAGG CCTCCCTGTGTAGCCTAAGGACAGAGATGGAGCGGATCCAGCGGGAGCAGAGCAAG cAGTCAGAGCAGCAGCTGCAGGCATCCCAGAGGCAGCCAGCTCCCATAGCACTCAGCTGGACTGAGGAGAAG GCTCAGCTCTCAAACCTTCTCTCAGAACAAAGGGCCAAGGTGTTACGGCTTCAGGCTGAGCTGGAGACCAGCGAACAAGTACAGAGGGACTTTGTTCGGCTGTCCCAGGCCTTGCAG GTACGCCTGGAGAGGATCCGCCAGGCAGAGACGCTGGACCAAGTTCGAAACATTGTGGACGAGACCCCCCTCAGAGATGTTAAGGACATAAAGGACACCTGA